A window of the Fragaria vesca subsp. vesca unplaced genomic scaffold, FraVesHawaii_1.0 scf0513126, whole genome shotgun sequence genome harbors these coding sequences:
- the LOC101313087 gene encoding uncharacterized protein LOC101313087 produces the protein MDALRKQAIKLREQVAKQQQAVIKQLGGSGYESSDVMVIDEVEMQRHQQLEKLYRSTRAGKDFQKEIVKAAEALTAIGYKHIEAGTKLSEDCSRYGAENVHDKILAKGASIYGDARKHVEKEQEDLNKLLSSQVLDPLRAMILGAPLEDARHLAQRYSRMRQEAETQAVEVSRRQAKVREIPNPENVGKLHAAETKMKEIKANMAVLGIEASAALAAVEAQQQRLTFQRLVALVEGEKNYHLRVAAILGEVEAEMVSEKQRKESAPPVIPQESFSEKTMYFLAEATHSFTAASEKELSLSVGDYIVVRKVSASGWSEGECKGKGGWFPSAYVEKRQRIPTTDLSSDVY, from the exons ATGGATGCTTTAAGAAAACAAGCTATTAAGCTCAGGGAGCAGGTGGCAAAGCAGCAACAG GCTGTGATAAAGCAGCTTGGGGGGAGTGGTTATGAAAGCTCAGATGTAATGGTGATAGATGAGGTTGAGATGCAGAGGCATCAACAGCTTGAGAAACTGTACAGGTCTACTCGTGCAGGAAAG GATTTTCAGAAAGAAATTGTAAAAGCAGCAGAAGCATTAACAGCAATAGGATATAAACACATTGAAGCAG GGACCAAGTTGTCTGAGGATTGTAGCAGATATGGTGCTGAAAATGTCCATGATAAAATTTTAGCTAAAGGTGCATCTATATATGGTGATGCTCGTAAGCATGTGGAAAAGGAACAAGAAGACTTGAATAAGTTGTTATCTTCACAG GTTTTAGATCCGTTAAGAGCAATGATACTTGGTGCTCCTTTAGAAGATGCTCGCCATCTTGCACAACGTTATAGTCGAATGCGGCAGGAAGCAGAGACACAG GCGGTTGAAGTTTCCAGAAGGCAAGCAAAAGTAAGAGAAATCCCAAATCCAGAAAATGTTGGAAAGCTGCATGCAGCAGaaacaaagatgaaagaaataaaagcaaatatgGCAGTTCTGGGTATAGAAGCTTCAGCTGCATTGGCTGCTGTGGAAGCACAGCAACAAAGACTAACTTTTCAGAGGCTTGTTGCACTG gttgaaggagaaaagaatTATCATCTGAGAGTGGCTGCCATTCTTGGCGAGGTTGAAGCTGAG ATGGTCTCAGAGAAACAGCGTAAAGAGTCTGCTCCACCTGTGATTCCCCAGGAGAGCTTCTCAGAGAAAACAATGTACTTCTTGGCCGAA GCAACTCATTCTTTCACTGCCGCATCGGAGAAGGAACTAAGCTTGTCAGTGGGTGACTACATTGTTGTGCGAAAG GTGAGCGCATCAGGATGGTCAGAAGGAGAGTGCAAAGGTAAAGGAGGGTGGTTTCCATCAGCATATGTGGAGAAGCGTCAACGGATCCCGACCACTGATCTTTCTTCTGATGTTTACTAA
- the LOC101292657 gene encoding vicilin-like antimicrobial peptides 2-2-like gives MGKRVMMSLLVIVIVMCFGVMAMAMNFDHHQDEDWDQREENWDAQHRGHHHWFLLQRSRLLLRTKAGEMRVVRSVGRRMVHRHINVGFLSMEPNSLFIPQYLDSSLVLFVHTGRANVGLVHHHELGERQLKAGDLYRIPAGSTFYLQNVEEGHRLELILSIDTSEGLRMGTLENFFIGGGNYPKSVLAGFDSGVLTSAFNVSTSELRHVLSRQHQGPIVSLNNSQSSNLWKKFLSMEEHDRLQELKKMVDFPQEQEQTQPWSWRKLLISMFGTIENEKRKQIHHEHAQEAYNLYNRKPDFKNNYGSSLSVDESDYSPLQSSGIGVYLVNLKAGSMLAPHVNPTATEYGVVLRGSGHLQIVFPNGTLAMKANLKPGSVFWVPRYFPFVQVASNKEQLHIFGFTTSSQPNHPQFLAGSTSMLEALRGPELAAAFGVSEGRLNRFVNAQREAVILPYNAERHPKADGIPMADW, from the exons ATGGGAAAGAGAGTGATGATGAGCCTCCTGGTTATTGTAATTGTCATGTGCTTTGGAGTCATGGCAATGGCTATGAACTTCGATCATCACCAAGACGAGGACTGGGatcagagagaagaaaattgggATGCGCAACACAGAGGGCATCACCATTGGTTCCTTTTGCAACGATCTAGACTACTGCTGAGAACTAAAGCTGGGGAAATGAGGGTGGTGAGGAGTGTAGGTAGGAGAATGGTTCATAGGCATATCAATGTTGGGTTTCTCTCCATGGAACCTAACTCTCTTTTCATCCCTCAGTACCTTGACTCCAGTCTGGTCCTCTTTGTCCACACAG GGCGAGCAAATGTGGGACTCGTACACCATCATGAACTCGGAGAGAGGCAATTGAAGGCTGGGGATTTGTACAGAATCCCAGCTGGTTCAACATTTTACTTGCAGAATGTTGAGGAGGGCCACAGACTTGAGCTCATTCTCAGCATTGACACATCCGAGGGTTTGAGAATGGGTACTTTGGAG AATTTCTTCATTGGTGGAGGAAACTACCCAAAATCTGTCCTTGCTGGGTTCGATTCTGGAGTACTCACAAGTGCATTTAAC GTCTCAACTTCAGAATTAAGGCATGTATTGTCAAGGCAACACCAGGGTCCAATTGTATCTCTAAATAATTCCCAATCATCAAACCTATGGAAAAAATTCCTAAGCATGGAAGAGCATGACAGACTACAAGAACTAAAGAAAATGGTCGACTTCCCACAAGAACAAGAGCAAACCCAACCATGGTCATGGAGGAAACTCTTGATCTCTATGTTCGGAACAATCGAAAACGAGAAGAGGAAGCAGATTCATCACGAGCACGCCCAGGAGGCCTACAACCTCTACAACAGGAAGCCGGATTTCAAGAACAACTACGGATCGAGCTTGTCAGTTGATGAATCTGATTACTCGCCCCTACAAAGCTCCGGCATTGGCGTTTACCTTGTGAATCTTAAGGCAGGATCGATGTTGGCACCACATGTGAATCCAACTGCAACAGAATACGGCGTCGTTCTAAGAGGCTCAGGACATCTGCAGATTGTGTTTCCAAATGGAACCTTGGCAATGAAGGCAAACCTAAAGCCAGGGAGTGTGTTCTGGGTGCCGAGATACTTCCCATTTGTCCAAGTGGCTTCAAACAAGGAGCAACTTCATATTTTCGGGTTCACTACCTCGTCGCAGCCGAACCATCCACAATTTTTGGCCGGTTCTACCTCGATGCTTGAAGCTCTAAGAGGTCCGGAACTTGCAGCTGCTTTTGGTGTGAGTGAGGGGAGGTTGAACCGTTTTGTTAATGCTCAGCGCGAAGCTGTCATCTTGCCTTACAATGCGGAGAGGCATCCAAAGGCAGATGGGATCCCCATGGCAGACTGGTGA
- the LOC101293254 gene encoding subtilisin-like protease-like, producing MKLVFFFIVSLLLLPLFASCSEQKVYIVYFGEHGGEKALHEIEDIHHSYLLSVKESEEHARASLLYSYKNSINGFAAVLTEDEASKLELEEVVSVSPSHPKKYTMHTTRSWEFVGMEEEEEGSYWKNNQMGGDFLSKAGFGKNIIVGVLDSGVWPESKSFSDVGMGPIPKSWKGICQTGVGFNSSHCNRKLIGARYYLKGFEQYYGPLNVSEDSRSPRDMDGHGTHTSSTVAGRVVPNTSALGGFARGYATGGAPLAHIAVYKVCWAIPGQSKAEGNTCFEEDMFAAMDDAIADGVVVMSLSIGPSQPVKFTEDGIALGALHAAKKNIVVACSAGNSGPSPSTLSNPAPWIFTVGASSLDRTFLSPVVLGNGLSIEGETVTPSKLEENKKYPLVYAGDVVNPGVAQNLTGQCLAGSLSPDKVKGKIVFCLRGAGMRVSKGMEVKRAGGVGFILGNIKANGGEISVDPHVLPATAVAYSNANRIMEYINSTKNPEATIIPARTVLHTKPAPYMTAFTSRGPSVIDPNILKPDITAPGLNILAAWTEAEAPTKLAMDHRVAQYTIESGTSMSCPHIAAAAALLKAIHPTWSSAAIKSALMTTAGIKNNLDMPLNDESGNAATPFAYGAGHFRPTKAAYPGLVYDASYKDYLLYFCSIGVKNFDPNFKCPRSPPTAANLNYPSIEIPKLNGTITIKRTLKNVGNAKSVYFFTSKPPLEISVKASPSILFFDHVGQRKSFTITVKARTEMPNEKPLKDEYAFGWYTWTDGPHIVRSPIAVSF from the exons ATGAAgctagttttcttcttcatcgtctctcttcttctccttcctctctttGCCTCGTGCTCGGAGCAAAAg GTTTACATAGTGTATTTTGGAGAGCACGGTGGAGAGAAAGCACTGCATGAAATAGAGGACATCCACCACTCCTATTTGCTTTCTGTGAAAGAAAGTGAGGAACATGCCAGAGCTTCACTGCTTTACAGTTACAAGAACAGCATCAATGGCTTTGCAGCAGTTCTCACTGAGGATGAAGCTTCCAAGTT AGAACTGGAAGAAGTTGTATCAGTGTCGCCGAGCCACCCAAAGAAGTACACCATGCACACAACAAGGTCATGGGAATTTGTGGGgatggaagaagaggaagaggggaGTTACTGGAAGAACAACCAGATGGGAGGAGACTTCTTATCCAAAGCCGGGTTTGGCAAGAACATCATTGTTGGAGTCCTCGATAGTG GTGTATGGCCAGAATCAAAGAGCTTCAGTGATGTAGGGATGGGGCCCATTCCAAAATCATGGAAGGGAATCTGCCAAACTGGAGTTGGCTTTAATTCATCCCACTGCAATAG GAAGCTGATAGGAGCTCGTTACTACCTCAAAGGGTTTGAGCAATACTACGGTCCCCTAAATGTCTCAGAGGATTCGAGATCACCCCGTGACATGGATGGCCATGGAACACATACTAGCTCGACTGTGGCAGGCCGAGTCGTTCCCAATACCTCAGCTTTAGGCGGGTTTGCTCGTGGCTATGCCACGGGGGGAGCCCCATTGGCACACATTGCCGTTTACAAGGTGTGCTGGGCTATACCAGGCCAATCCAAGGCTGAAGGGAACACATGCTTTGAGGAGGACATGTTTGCAGCCATGGATGACGCCATAGCGGATGGTGTGGTTGTGATGAGCCTATCAATTGGACCATCTCAACCTGTGAAATTCACCGAGGACGGTATTGCTCTTGGAGCATTGCATGCCGCCAAGAAGAACATTGTGGTGGCTTGTAGTGCAGGCAACTCAGGGCCTTCCCCGTCTACTTTATCAAACCCAGCTCCATGGATCTTCACTGTTGGTGCCAGCAGCTTGGACCGAACATTTTTGTCACCTGTTGTGCTTGGAAATGGCTTGAGCATTGAG GGAGAAACAGTGACCCCAAGCAAGCTGGAAGAGAATAAGAAGTACCCTTTAGTATATGCAGGGGATGTTGTTAACCCTGGTGTAGCCCAAAATCTCACAGG ACAATGCCTTGCAGGCTCTCTTTCACCTGACAAAGTTAAGGGAAAGATAGTGTTCTGCTTAAGAGGTGCTGGGATGAGAGTTTCAAAAGGCATGGAAGTGAAAAGAGCGGGCGGTGTTGGTTTTATCTTAGGTAACATCAAAGCAAATGGCGGTGAAATCTCGGTTGATCCTCATGTTCTTCCTGCCACTGCAGTGGCATATAGCAACGCCAATAGGATCATGGAATACATCAACTCTACCAAAAATCCAGAGGCAACTATTATACCAGCAAGGACAGTGTTGCATACAAAGCCAGCTCCATACATGACTGCTTTCACTAGTAGAGGCCCAAGTGTGATTGACCCTAACATTCTCAAG CCTGATATCACAGCTCCTGGACTGAATATATTGGCAGCGTGGACTGAGGCTGAAGCCCCTACCAAGTTGGCAATGGATCATCGAGTGGCTCAGTATACAATTGAGTCTGGAACTTCAATGTCTTGCCCTCACATTGCTGCGGCAGCGGCACTTCTCAAAGCCATCCACCCTACTTGGAGCAGTGCTGCCATAAAATCTGCTCTAATGACTACAG CCGGGATAAAAAACAACCTAGACATGCCGTTGAACGATGAATCAGGCAATGCTGCAACTCCCTTTGCATATGGTGCTGGCCACTTCCGACCCACCAAGGCAGCATACCCTGGCCTTGTGTACGATGCTTCCTACAAAGACTATCTTCTCTACTTCTGCAGTATCGGCGTCAAGAATTTCGATCCAAACTTCAAGTGTCCAAGATCACCACCAACAGCAGCCAACCTAAACTATCCTTCCATTGAAATCCCCAAACTGAATGGCACCATAACGATTAAGAGGACACTAAAAAATGTTGGTAACGCCAAAAGCGTCTACTTCTTTACCTCCAAACCGCCTCTGGAGATCTCGGTTAAGGCCTCTCCAAGTATATTGTTCTTTGATCATGTTGGCCAGAGGAAGAGCTTCACCATTACTGTCAAAGCAAGGACAGAGATGCCTAACGAGAAGCCGTTGAAAGATGAGTATGCATTTGGGTGGTACACATGGACTGATGGACCTCATATTGTAAGGAGTCCAATTGCAGTCTCTTTTTAG
- the LOC101292956 gene encoding uncharacterized protein LOC101292956 gives MDRGIEFDVLDAHGTEYHRWVSDIEQTFIAKDLTETIFPDPDQEPPSKRTKSQALMFLRKHIDPTLRRQYQSKHDPKDLWDALAERFGNIHSTLLLELIARWDEIRLLDYKKVDDFNRDMLCLQAQLSSCGVEKSDADMIEKTFSTFPSAAKILMNQYRLEFTNKRITTFSGLMTQLLMEEKNNMINDQHNLRPVGTRKIPESNYNCNRNKKVPKRKDQHRNEPYARGNQHHRASSSRGQGSGFSGRTNSWR, from the coding sequence ATGGACAGAGGCATTGAATTTGACGTCCTCGACGCCCATGGTACTGAGTACCATCGTTGGGTCTCGGACATAGAACAGACCTTCATCGCTAAGGATCTGACCGAGACCATATTCCCCGATCCAGATCAGGAACCGCCTAGcaagagaacaaaatctcaGGCACTCATGTTCCTTCGTAAGCATATCGATCCCACACTGCGCAGGCAGTATCAATCCAAGCACGATCCAAAAGATCTGTGGGATGCCCTTGCCGAACGCTTCGGCAACATTCACTCGACCTTGCTCCTAGAACTAATTGCTCGCTGGGATGAAATCCGACTTTTGGATTACAAGAAGGTTGATGACTTCAACAGGGATATGCTTTGCCTACAAGCTCAACTAAGCTCATGTGGAGTCGAGAAAAGTGATGCCGACATGATCGAAAAGACTTTCTCGACCTTCCCTTCAGCTGCTAAGATCCTCATGAACCAATATCGGCTTGAGTTCACAAATAAGAGGATTACTACATTTAGCGGCTTAATGACGCAACTCcttatggaagaaaagaataatatgatcaatgatcaGCATAATTTGCGTCCTGTAGGCAcccggaaaattccagaaTCTAATTACAATTGCAACCGGAATAAGAAAGTTCCGAAACGCAAGGATCAACATAGGAATGAACCTTATGCACGTGGGAATCAACACCACCGTGCCTCTAGTTCTCGGGGACAAGGTAGCGGCTTTAGTGGCCGTACCAACTCATGGCGTTGA